The nucleotide window TACGTCGGTCTGGCCGGACTCCGTCACCTCGTTGATGCCGACGGTGGCGCTGTACGGGGCCAGTGCGTCGATCTTCATCAGGCCGGCGCGGCCGTTGGTGACGCGGATGTTCCAGTGGGTGAAGCGCGCGCCGAAGAGCGGTCCGGCGCTCGCGTCGCCGCCGTGGCGGCCGTCGTTGGTGACCGTGATGTCGGTGCGGACGTTCGCGAAGGGCATGCCGCGGTGCGAGTCGAACGTGCCCATGCGCATGTCACCGCGCGACCAGACGTTGTACGAGGACAGCCCCTCCACGTTGATGCCGTGCAGCTGGGTCCCCGCGGGCGCCGGTGTCGTGCGCTCCTCGATCGTGAAGCGGTCGACGAGGTTGTCGTGCGAGCCCTCGCGGCAGAAGTACGGGTGGTGGGAGCCGCGCCCCGCGACCCGGGTGTCCCGCAGGGTGCAGGCCGAGGCGGCGACCAGGCCGAAGCCGTTGTCCATGTGCCGTACGACGACGTCGTCGGCCCAGCAGTCGTACGCGCACTGGAAGGTGACGCCGTTGTACCCCCGGTCCAGGAGGTGCGGGCCCTGCGGGGTCTCGACGGCCTCCAGGGTGAGCCCTTCGACGCCGGATCCCGTCAGCGCCTTCACGTGCGTGGTCAGGCGCGGGTCCCACTGCGGGCGCACGTCGAGCGGGAGCGGCCGCTCCAGGGTGATGTGCCGGCCCCGCACGCGCGTGACGCGTACCGGCCACTCGTACGGGACGTAGCTGGTCAGCTTCGTCTTGTCGTCCCAGTGGTACGCCTCCGGGCCCGGACCGCCGCCCGCCATGTGCTCCAGGAGGGTGTGGTCCGCGTCGTCGGCGAGGCGCAGCAGGACGAGGTCGCCGGGCGCGAGGCGGCCTGGGTCCGCCACGGCTACCGACCAGGAGCCCCGGCGGGCCGGTTCGACCGTGGTCAGCGTCCGCCACTCGTCCCGCTCGTTGCCCGTCCAGCCCTCGAAGGGCCACCGCCCGGCGCGGATCGCGTCCGTCAGGCTCGTGAAACGGTCCGCGGGGCAGAACCAGATGAGGCCGCCCGCCCAGGACCAGGACGACTTGTCGCCGCCGTAGCGCGAGCCGTAGGCCCCGATCAGCTCGGTGAGACTGCGGGTCGCACGGAGCTTCGTACGGGCGCTGCCGGCGCCGCGCAGGACGACGTTCGAGTGCCCGACGTGGAT belongs to Streptomyces sp. V3I8 and includes:
- a CDS encoding glycosyl hydrolase family 28-related protein yields the protein MSDRGSDRGSNGGSDRASNGGGDRGSNGGGDRDRDHDADITRRALLAGATAVAALAVTGAPAAAGAPGPGASPTRGAGPRAGTGPGASPGQVPELWRQYARAPFAHPQIPYVGRAGQRAGAARPPRRPVVADVRAYGATADGSADSAPAINRAVAAAGRAGGGTVLVPPGTYRLDGLIHVGHSNVVLRGAGSARTKLRATRSLTELIGAYGSRYGGDKSSWSWAGGLIWFCPADRFTSLTDAIRAGRWPFEGWTGNERDEWRTLTTVEPARRGSWSVAVADPGRLAPGDLVLLRLADDADHTLLEHMAGGGPGPEAYHWDDKTKLTSYVPYEWPVRVTRVRGRHITLERPLPLDVRPQWDPRLTTHVKALTGSGVEGLTLEAVETPQGPHLLDRGYNGVTFQCAYDCWADDVVVRHMDNGFGLVAASACTLRDTRVAGRGSHHPYFCREGSHDNLVDRFTIEERTTPAPAGTQLHGINVEGLSSYNVWSRGDMRMGTFDSHRGMPFANVRTDITVTNDGRHGGDASAGPLFGARFTHWNIRVTNGRAGLMKIDALAPYSATVGINEVTESGQTDVPDFTGPLHSRLELYGTAHAVRPRNLYDAQRELSR